Proteins encoded within one genomic window of Setaria italica strain Yugu1 chromosome IV, Setaria_italica_v2.0, whole genome shotgun sequence:
- the LOC101762446 gene encoding ethylene-responsive transcription factor WIN1 yields MVQSKKFRGVRQRHWGSWVSEIRHPLLKRRVWLGTFETAEEAARAYDEAAVLMSGRNAKTNFPVPRTATGELAPVPPARDARHGGGGSSSSTASGGGNSLSQILSAKLRKCCKTPSPSLTCLRLDPEKSHIGVWQKRAGARADSSWVMTVQLNKDAASSGDEPPPSDGATTTPTSTSTSTVTTAGSPPASSVMMDDDEERIALQMIEELLGRSSPVSHPHGMLQAGEGSLVI; encoded by the exons ATGGTGCAATCAAAGAAGTTCCGGGGAGTCAGGCAGCGCCACTGGGGCTCCTGGGTCTCCGAGATCAGGCACCCGCTGCT GAAGAGGAGGGTGTGGCTGGGAACCTTCgagacggcggaggaggcggcgcgggcgtACGACGAGGCCGCCGTACTCATGAGCGGCCGCAACGCCAAGACCAACTTCCCCGTCCCGAGGACCGCCACCGGGGAGCTCGCGCCCGTGCCGCCCGCCCGGGACGCccgtcacggcggcggcggctcgtcctcctccaccgcctccggcgGTGGCAACAGCCTGTCGCAGATCCTCAGCGCCAAGCTCCGCAAGTGCTGCAAGACGCCGTCCCCGTCGCTCACCTGCCTCCGCCTCGACCCGGAGAAGTCCCACATTGGCGTCTGGCAGaagcgcgccggcgcccgcgccgacTCCAGCTGGGTCATGACCGTCCAGCTCAACAAGGACGCCGCGTCCTCCGGCGATGAGCCCCCGCCCAGCGACGGCGCGACGACCACGCCCACCTCCACGTCCACATCAACGGTGACGACTgctggctcgccgccggcgtcgtcggtgatgatggacgacgacgaggagaggaTCGCACTGCAGATGATCGAGGAGCTGCTGGGCAGGAGCAGCCCGGTCTCGCACCCACATGGCATGCTGCAGGCCGGGGAAGGCAGTCTCGTCATCTGA
- the LOC101762844 gene encoding SPX domain-containing protein 1: MKFGKSLSGQIVETLPEWRDKFLSYKDLKKRLKLIGAGAGSGAERQPKRARREDGGKADASSGAPAAAAAAAAMTPEEADFMQLLEAELDKFNSFFVEKEEEYIIRQKELQDRVARAAGQDSKEELMRVRKEIVDFHGEMVLLENYSALNYTGLVKILKKYDKRTGALIRLPFIQKVLQQPFFTTDLLYKLVKQCETMLEQLLPTSKPSVSREDGKVDSNDEEKPAKPTSLVNGSGIPDLDELEYMEGMYMKSTVAALRSLKEIRSKSSTVSMFSLPPLQGNNAPEEPERWNKIPVIEQAAK, translated from the exons atgaagtTCGGCAAGAGCCTCAGCGGGCAGATCGTGGAGACGCTGCCGGAGTGGCGCGACAAGTTCTTGTCCTACAAGGACCTCAAGAAGCGCCTCAAGCtcatcggcgccggcgctgggagCGGGGCCGAGCGGCAGCCCAAGCGGGCCCGCCGCGAGGACGGCGGGAAGGCCGACGCGTCCTCcggcgccccggcggcggcggcggcggcggcggcgatgacgcCCGAGGAGGCGGACTTCATGCAGCTCCTGGAGGCCGAGCTCGACAAGTTCAACTCTTTCTTCgtcgagaaggaggaggaataCATCATCCGCCAGAAG GAGCTGCAGGACCGCGTGGCCAGGGCGGCAGGGCAGGACTCCAAGGAGGAGCTCATGCGGGTGCGCAAGGAGATCGTCGACTTCCACGGCGAGATGGTGCTGCTCGAGAACTACAGCGCCCTCAACTACACTG GACTGGTTAAGATTCTCAAGAAGTATGACAAAAGAACTGGAGCCCTGATCCGTCTGCCCTTCATCCAGAAAGTCCTGCAGCAGCCTTTCTTCACCACTGACCTCCTGTACAAGCTTGTGAAGCAGTGCGAAACCATGCTGGAGCAGCTCCTGCCGACCAGTAAGCCATCTGTATCACGTGAAGATGGAAAAGTAGATAGCAATGACGAAGAAAAGCCAGCAAAGCCCACTTCCTTGGTCAACGGCAGTGGCATTCCGGATTTAGATGAGCTTGAGTACATGGAGGGCATGTACATGAAGAGCACAGTTGCAGCACTTAGGTCGCTGAAGGAGATCCGGAGCAAGAGTTCGACTGTCAGCATGTTCTCGTTGCCACCTCTTCAGGGCAACAATGCGCCTGAAGAGCCGGAGAGGTGGAACAAGATACCTGTGATAGAACAGGCCGCCAAATGA